The nucleotide sequence AGAATATCTTAAAAATAATAATTATCAAGCTTTCAATATAGGTAGTTTTTTTCACCTAACTGATAATATTATAAAAAAATTAAATGGATAATACATATGATTAATAATATACTACACCAAGATCATAATCGACAAATATCCGAACGAGATTTTTTACTACTAAATATGGATGATGTTTATATTATTGATGTTAGAAATTCATTTGAACTTAGTAGTGGTTTCTTGAAATGTGCTCAAAATATACCGTTTTCAGAAGTATTAACTTTTCCTTTTTATATACCAAAAGATAAAATTATTCTTACTTATTGTAATTATGGTAATAGAGCAGGTAAAGTTGCTTTAGCATTATTTGAAGCAGGGTATAATGCTTATTCTTTAGGTGGATATTCTCTCTTTTCCCAAAAGATTAAATCTAAGTGTAATTATCAATCAAATAAATAAGAGGTTATAAAATGAAGTGTAAAATAGCTTTAGGTTCAGATCATGCTGGCTATCTCTTAAAAGAAGCTATCAAAACATGGTTAGAAAACAATCAATATGAAGTTATTGATTTTGGAACAAACTCTGAAGATAGT is from Spirochaetota bacterium and encodes:
- a CDS encoding rhodanese-like domain-containing protein; this translates as MINNILHQDHNRQISERDFLLLNMDDVYIIDVRNSFELSSGFLKCAQNIPFSEVLTFPFYIPKDKIILTYCNYGNRAGKVALALFEAGYNAYSLGGYSLFSQKIKSKCNYQSNK